A genomic segment from Rhodospirillum centenum SW encodes:
- the pyrC gene encoding dihydroorotase, with amino-acid sequence MTTRTAYINARLLDPATGLDAPGALLVEGERIADLGPHLFADGVPEGVAVVDCGGHCLAPGLVDLRAHVGEPGFEHDETIATAGRAAAAGGITALAALPNTDPVIDDVAGLEFIARRAREERLVKIFAYAAVTRETAGSQITEFGLLAEAGAVGFTDGLHAVADALVMRRALSYASAHGQTIFQHPEEPRLASGSMNSGEVATRLGLGGIPAAAEIIMLERDLRLVELTGGRYHAAHISTAEGVEVIRRAKAKGLAVTCDTAPPYFALTEVDIGDYRTFFKLSPPLRGEMDRRAIVAGLADGTIDAIASDHLPHDQDSKRVPFAQAAFGAVGSETLLPLTLELAHKGALPLLRALAAVTCIPAGILGLSELGRLRPGGPADLVLFDAGRPWVVEAEKLRSKSKNTCFDRRPVQGLVLRTVVDGRTVHACA; translated from the coding sequence ATGACCACCCGCACCGCCTACATCAACGCCCGCCTGCTGGATCCTGCGACCGGACTGGACGCGCCCGGCGCCCTGCTGGTCGAGGGGGAGCGCATCGCCGACCTGGGCCCGCACCTGTTCGCCGACGGCGTGCCGGAAGGGGTCGCCGTCGTGGACTGCGGCGGCCACTGCCTCGCCCCCGGCCTCGTGGACCTGCGCGCCCATGTCGGCGAGCCGGGCTTCGAGCACGACGAGACGATCGCCACCGCCGGCCGCGCCGCGGCGGCGGGCGGCATCACGGCGCTGGCCGCGCTGCCCAACACCGACCCGGTGATCGACGACGTGGCCGGGCTGGAGTTCATCGCCCGTCGCGCCCGCGAGGAGCGGCTGGTCAAGATCTTCGCCTACGCCGCCGTGACGCGGGAGACGGCGGGCAGCCAGATCACCGAGTTCGGCCTGCTGGCGGAGGCCGGCGCCGTCGGCTTCACCGACGGCCTGCATGCCGTGGCCGACGCCCTGGTGATGCGCCGTGCCCTGAGCTACGCGAGCGCCCACGGCCAGACCATCTTCCAGCACCCGGAGGAGCCGCGGCTGGCCTCGGGCAGCATGAATTCGGGCGAGGTGGCGACCCGGCTGGGTCTGGGCGGCATTCCCGCCGCTGCCGAGATCATCATGCTGGAGCGCGACCTGCGGCTGGTCGAACTGACCGGCGGCCGCTACCACGCCGCGCACATCTCCACCGCCGAGGGGGTGGAGGTGATCCGCCGGGCCAAGGCCAAGGGCCTTGCCGTCACCTGCGACACCGCCCCGCCCTACTTCGCCCTGACCGAGGTGGACATCGGCGACTACCGCACCTTCTTCAAGCTGTCCCCGCCCCTGCGGGGGGAGATGGACCGGCGCGCCATCGTCGCCGGTCTGGCCGACGGCACGATCGACGCCATCGCCAGCGACCATCTCCCGCACGACCAGGACAGCAAGCGCGTCCCCTTCGCGCAGGCGGCCTTCGGTGCCGTCGGGTCGGAGACGCTGCTGCCGCTGACCCTGGAACTGGCGCACAAGGGGGCGCTGCCGCTGCTGCGCGCGCTGGCCGCCGTCACCTGCATCCCGGCCGGCATCCTGGGCCTGTCGGAGCTGGGCCGGCTGCGCCCGGGCGGCCCCGCCGATCTGGTGCTGTTCGACGCCGGCCGCCCCTGGGTGGTGGAAGCGGAGAAGCTGCGCAGCAAGAGCAAGAACACCTGTTTCGACCGACGCCCCGTGCAGGGTCTGGTGCTGCGCACCGTGGTGGACGGGCGTACCGTCCACGCCTGTGCCTGA
- the plsY gene encoding glycerol-3-phosphate 1-O-acyltransferase PlsY gives MPDPMIWTLSGPWLAAAFAGGYLLGSIPFGLVLTRLAGLGDIRSIGSGNIGATNVLRTGNKALALATLLLDSGKGAAATLLALWLAGPEAAVLAAGGSMLGHTFPVWLGFKGGKGVATALGVLLAISWPVGVFACLMWLLTALVFRISSLSALVALAAAPFFGWWWTADVRIGALGAFIAVLVWVRHKDNIRRLLKGEEPRIGAKKKAPAA, from the coding sequence ATGCCCGACCCGATGATCTGGACCCTGTCCGGCCCCTGGCTGGCCGCCGCCTTCGCCGGCGGCTACCTGCTGGGCTCCATCCCCTTCGGCCTTGTCCTGACCCGGCTGGCCGGGCTGGGCGACATCCGCAGCATCGGCAGCGGCAACATCGGCGCCACCAACGTGCTGCGCACGGGGAACAAGGCGCTGGCCCTGGCGACCCTGCTGCTGGACAGCGGCAAGGGCGCGGCCGCCACGCTGCTGGCCCTCTGGCTGGCCGGACCGGAGGCGGCGGTGCTGGCGGCCGGCGGGTCCATGCTGGGCCACACCTTCCCCGTCTGGCTGGGCTTCAAGGGCGGCAAGGGGGTCGCCACGGCGCTGGGCGTGCTGCTGGCGATCTCCTGGCCGGTGGGGGTGTTCGCCTGCCTGATGTGGCTGCTGACGGCCTTGGTCTTCCGCATCTCCAGCCTGTCCGCGCTGGTGGCCCTGGCCGCCGCCCCTTTCTTCGGCTGGTGGTGGACGGCGGATGTCCGCATCGGCGCGCTGGGGGCCTTCATCGCCGTGCTGGTCTGGGTCCGGCACAAGGACAACATCCGCCGCCTGCTGAAGGGCGAGGAACCGCGGATCGGCGCGAAGAAGAAGGCACCCGCCGCCTGA
- the dprA gene encoding DNA-processing protein DprA translates to MPIQSPTARRPLTAAERLDWLRLTRAENVGPITFHRLVERFGTATAALAALPDLARRGGRAKPLRVPSKVEVERELTGLEKLGGRFVATCEPDYPEALAALDDAPPLLALLGHPVLLTRPAVAVVGARNASIAGRRMAERLARDLSGAGFLVVSGMARGIDTAAHVGALDGGTAAVVAGGVDVVYPPENEGLHRDLAERGLLLAESPLGTEPQARHFPRRNRLISGLSLGVVVVEAALKSGSLITARLALEQGREVFAVPGSPVDPRAQGCNRLIKEGAGLVESAEDVVEALRRIASRPFGEGRRDLFDTPPPAPSPAPPDDRELERARALVLEALSPTPVLVDEVVRGCQLSAGVVLTVLLELELAGRVQRHPGGQISLI, encoded by the coding sequence ATGCCGATCCAGTCCCCGACCGCCCGCCGCCCCCTGACCGCCGCCGAACGGCTGGACTGGCTGCGGCTGACGCGGGCGGAGAATGTCGGCCCCATCACCTTCCACCGGCTGGTCGAGCGGTTCGGCACCGCCACGGCGGCACTGGCCGCCCTGCCCGATCTCGCCCGCCGCGGCGGCCGGGCCAAGCCCCTGCGCGTGCCGTCGAAGGTGGAGGTCGAGCGCGAACTGACGGGGCTGGAGAAACTGGGCGGCCGCTTCGTCGCCACCTGCGAACCCGATTATCCCGAAGCGCTGGCGGCACTGGACGACGCGCCGCCGCTGCTGGCGCTGCTGGGCCATCCCGTCCTGCTGACGCGGCCGGCGGTGGCCGTGGTGGGCGCGCGCAACGCCTCCATCGCCGGGCGCCGGATGGCAGAGCGGCTGGCCCGCGACCTGTCGGGTGCGGGATTCCTGGTCGTCTCCGGCATGGCGCGGGGGATCGACACGGCGGCGCATGTCGGGGCGCTGGACGGGGGCACGGCGGCCGTCGTCGCCGGCGGCGTCGATGTCGTCTACCCACCGGAGAACGAGGGGCTGCACCGCGATCTTGCGGAGCGCGGCCTGCTGCTGGCCGAATCCCCGCTGGGCACGGAGCCGCAGGCCCGCCACTTCCCCCGCCGCAACCGCCTGATCTCCGGCCTGTCCCTGGGTGTCGTCGTCGTGGAGGCGGCGCTGAAGTCCGGTTCCCTGATCACGGCGCGGCTGGCGCTGGAGCAGGGGCGCGAGGTCTTCGCCGTTCCGGGCTCGCCCGTCGATCCGCGGGCGCAGGGCTGCAACCGCCTGATCAAGGAGGGGGCGGGTCTGGTGGAGTCCGCCGAGGATGTGGTGGAGGCGCTGCGCCGCATCGCCTCCCGCCCGTTCGGGGAGGGGCGGCGCGACCTGTTCGACACCCCGCCCCCCGCCCCGTCCCCTGCCCCACCCGACGACCGGGAGCTGGAACGGGCGCGCGCCCTGGTGCTGGAGGCGCTTTCGCCCACCCCTGTTCTCGTTGACGAAGTGGTCCGGGGCTGCCAATTGTCTGCCGGGGTGGTGCTGACGGTCCTGCTGGAACTGGAACTGGCCGGGCGGGTCCAGCGGCATCCCGGCGGCCAGATCAGCCTGATCTGA